Sequence from the Corallococcus sp. EGB genome:
GCCCGAGGCCTGCCGCGAGGGCGCCCGCCAGGTGGCGGTGGACTACGAGCCCCTGCCCGCGGTGCTCACGCTGGCCCAGGCGCTCCAGCAGGAGAGCTTCCACACCGACCCGCACGTCATCCGCCGGGGTGACGTGGACAGCGCGCTCGCCTCCAGCCCGAACCGGCTGTCCGGCGAAATCACCATGGGCGGCCAGGAGCACTTCTACCTGGAGACGCACGCGGCCTTCGCGGAGGTGGGCGAGGACGGCGACGTCACGGTGACGTCCTCCACGCAGCACCCTTCGGAGGTGCAGGCCATCATCTCCCACGTGCTGCACGTGCCCCGAAGCCGCGTGGTGGTGAAGGCGCCGCGCATGGGCGGCGGCTTCGGCGGCAAGGAGACGCAAGGCAACGCGCCCGCGGCGCTGGTGGCGCTGGCGGCGGTGCACACGGGCCGGCCGGTGAAGTGGATGCTGGACCGCGACGTGGACATGGTCGTCACGGGCAAGCGCCACCCGTTCCACGCGGCGTGGGAGGTGGGCTTCGACGCCACGGGGAGGCTGCTCGCGCTCAAGGCGGACCTCACGGCCAACGGCGGCTGGTCCCTGGACCTCTCCGAGTCCATCTCCGACCGCGCCCTCTTCCACCTGGACAACGGCTACTACGTGCCGGCGGTGCGCTACTCCGGCCGCGTGGCGAAGACGCACCTGGCCTCCAACACGGCGTTCCGGGGCTTCGGCGGGCCGCAGGGCATGCTGGTGATGGAGGACATCCTGGCGCGCGTCGCGAGCACCCTGGGCCTGGCGCCCGAGGCCGTGCGCCAGCGCAACCTCTACGACGGCGTGGGCGAGACCAACACCACGCACTACGGCCAGGAGCTGGAGGACAACCGGCTGCCGAAGCTGTGGAACGACCTCTTGGAGTCCTCCGACTTCGCGAAGCGCCGCGCCCAGGTGGATGCCTTCAACGCGTCCAGCCCCCGCATCAAGCGGGGCCTGGCCATCACGCCCATGAAGTTCGGCATCTCCTTCACCGCCACCTTCCTCAACCAGGCGGGCGCGCTGGTGCACGTGTACCGCGACGGCTCCGTGCTGCTGTCGCATGGCGGCACGGAGATGGGCCAGGGGCTGCACACCAAGATCCAGGGCGTGGCCATGCGCGAGCTGGGCCTGCCCGCGGAGCGCGTCCGTGTGGCGCATACGGCCACGGACAAGGTGCCCAACACGTCCGCGACGGCGGCCTCCAGCGGCTCGGACCTCAACGGCGCGGCGGTGCGCGAGGCCTGCATCCAGGTGCGCGAGCGGCTGGCCCCGGTGGCCGCGCGCATGCTGGTGCAGCTGCATGGGCAGGCGGTGTCGCCGGACGCGCTGGTGTTCGCGGACGGGCGCATCGCGGCGGCGTCGCGGCCGGACCAGGGGCTGGACTTCGCGAACGTGGTGGAGGAGGCCTACCGCGACCGCGTGGGCCTGTCCGTCACGGGCTACTACCGCACGCCGGGCATCGGCTACGACCGGACGCTGGGCCGGGGCAAGCCGTTCCTCTACTTCGCCTACGGCGCGGCGGTGAGCGAGGTGGAGGTGGACGGCGACACGGGCGTGAAGCGCGTGCTGCGCTCGGACCTGCTGGAGGACGTGGGTGATTCGCTCAACCCCGGCCTGGACCGGGGCCAGGTGGAGGGCGCCTTCGTGCAGGGCATGGGGTGGCTCACCGGCGAGGAGCTGAAGTGGGACGCGAACGGGCGGCTGCTCACGCACTCCGCCAGCACCTACGCGGTGCCCGCGTTCAGCGACGCGCCCATCGACCTGCGCGTGACCTTGATGGAGCGGGCCGGGCAGAAGGGCACCATCCACGGCAGCAAGGCCGTGGGCGAGCCGCCGCTGATGCTGGCCCTGTCCGTGCGCGAGGCGCTGCGCGACGCGGTGGCCGCCTTCGGAGCGCCGGGCGGCGACGTGGAGCTGCCCTCGCCCGCGACCCACGAGGCCCTCTTCCTGACCATCCAGAAGCGCAAGGCGCGGGGGGCGGGGCTTCCGGTTCCCAGCGAAACGCGCGAGGTCGCGTGAGCTGGCCCCCGGGTGCGGCAACATGCCACGGCACGCCCGGAGGGCCAGTGCGTTAGACGGGGGCACCTTCCAAGGATGAAATCCATGCGCTCCGTGCCCCGCTCCCGCCTCCTCCTTCCGCTGGCCCTCGTGGGCGCGCTCGGCTGTGGGGACGACGAACCCCAGAAGCCCGAGGTGCTGACAGTGGACCTCCCCGTCGTCGCTCGCGTGGGCGCCGAGCCCTTCGCGTGCGGCCGGACGTACACGAACGTCGGGACGACGGGGACGACCTACGAGCCCATGGACTTCCGCGTGTACGTGCACGACGTGCGGCTGGTGACGCGGAGCGGTCAGGAGGTGCCCGTCACGCTGACCGACGACGGCACGTGGCAGCACTCGGGCGTGGTGCTCCTGGACTTCGCGAACAAGGACGGCCTGTGCACGCAGGGCACGGCGGGCATGAACGCGTCCATCAAGGGCACGGCGCCCCAGGGCGACTACACGGGCCTGCGCTTCACGCTCGGCGTGCCGGAGGACCTGAACCACGGCGACCCGACGACGCTGGGCGCGCCGCTGGGGGACATGAGCCTGCACTGGAGCTGGCAGAGTGGCTTCCTCTTCACGCGCATCGAGGGCCGCACGAAGGGCCTGCCCCAGCACGTCATGCACCTGGGCAGCACGTCCTGCGCGCCGCCGCCCGAGGGCCAGACGCAGGGCACCGCCGGCTGCGCGAACAACAACCGTCCGGAGTTCCACCTGGACGGCTTCGACGTGACGAAGAGCCGCGTGGTGATGGACCTGGGCACGCTCTTCGCGGGCTCCGACCTGGACGCGAACGCCCCCGACACGGCCGCGGGCTGCATGTCGTCCCCCACCGACGCGGACTGCGGCCCCCTCTTCCAGCGTCTGGGCCTCGCCTTCGGCGGCAAGGCGGCGGAGCCGGCGGCGCAGACCTTCATCCGGGTCGAATAGGAGGTGTCCGTGGCACGGCGACGAGCACGAGCGTGGAAGGCCCTGGCGACGGTGTCGCTGCTGGCCGCGGGCTGCGCGGCTCCCTCGGGCCCCTCCGAGGATCCCGCGCCCTACGACTGGAAGCTGCCGGCGGGCTTCCCCACGCCGCGCGTGCCGGCGGACAACCCCATGTCGGAGGCGAAGGTCCAGCTGGGCCGGCGCCTCTTCTACGACAAGCGCCTGTCGCTGAACGGCACGCAGTCCTGCGCCTCCTGCCACGAACAGGCGAAGGCCTTCACGGATGGGCGCGTGCACGCGGTGGGCAGCACCGGCCAGGCGCACCGCCGCAACGGGCAGGGGCTGGCGAACGTGGCGTACGCGACCAGCCTCACCTGGGCCAACTCGTCGCTCACCACGCTGGAGGCCCAGGCGCTGGTGCCGCTGTTCGGCCGGGATCCGGTGGAGCTGGGGTTCGGGGATCAACAGGAGGTGTTGCTGGAGCGGCTGCGCGCGGATCCGGACCTGTCGGCCCGGTTCGCGGAGGCGTTCCCGGGCGAGTCCACGCCGGTGTCGCTGGCCACGCTGACGCGGGCCCTGGCGGCGTTCGAGCGGTCCCTGCTGTCGGGCACGTCCGCGTATGACCGCTACCTGTACGGCAAGGAGGTGGACGCGCTGAGCCCCGCGGCGAAGCGGGGCCTGCAGCTGTTCCTGTCCGAGCGCCTGGAGTGCGACCACTGCCACTCCGGCTTCAACTTCCAGGACGCGACCGTGCACGAGCAGACGCCGGAGCCGGTGCTGCCGTACCACAACACCGGCCTCTACAACGAGGACGGCAAGGGCGCCTATCCCATTGGGGATCCAGGCCTCATCGAAATCACGGGCCGTCCGGAGGACATGGGCCGCTTCAAGGCGCCGTCGCTGCGCAACGTGGCCGTCACCGCGCCGTACATGCACGACGGCAGCGTGGCGACGCTCTCCGACGTACTGGACCACTACGCGGCGGGAGGCCGGGCCCGGGCGGCGAACGGCGGACAGCCAGGCCCCCAGCAGAGCCCCTTCGTGCGCGGCTTCGAGCTGACGCCCGAGGAGAAGGCGGACGTCATCGCGTTCCTGGAGTCGCTCACGGATACGGCGTTCCTGACCGACCCGCGCTTCGCGGACCCGGCCACGACGCCGTGAATGGGCAGACACCGGGATGACTCAATGACCGGGGAGGCATCGGACGGGCCAGGGGACGTGAGTCCCCGCCACACGCGTCCATGACGGGCCGTTCTTCTGCCCTGCGATTCAATCTCTACCGCGTCGCGCAGCGCCACGCCCGCCGAGGCTCCGCCCTACCGCGAGGGCGGTTTGAGGTCGTCCGGCAGCCGCTCCAACGGCGGGCGCTCCAATGCCCCCGGCCGCTCGACACCGGACGCCGTGCCCGCGTCCTCCACGATGGTGCCCGCGTCGGTCTGCCCCGTGGGCGGCGGCGAGGGCTTGTCCGAACAGCCGGCGAGAATGCCGACGCACAACACGAAGAGCCAGTGGCGCATGGTCGCGGTCTCCCGTGCGGGCCTAGTACTTCACCCAGATGACCGTGCCCGGGTGGATCTGCGTGAGCGCGGTGACGCCGGGCTCCTTCTCGATGAGCGCCTGCGTGACGGAATTGAAGCTGTACGCCTGCGAACCGGACCACACGATGAGCGCGTCCTTGAACACGGTCAGGTCGTGCACGTGCTCGTCCACCGTGTACTGGTTCCAGCCCGGCAGCCGCGAAGGCAACAGATAGAGCGACGGCGCGGGGTTCTCCGACGGCGCCGTGCCCGCGTCCCCGTCATGGTTGTGCTCGCCGCCCGCGGTGCTGGTCCACTCCACCACCGTCTCCGTGCCCCCAAGCATGCGGCACGTCTGCGTCGTGGGGAAGAACACGGTGGTGAACGGCTTCGAGGGCAGCTTCATGCGCAGCCCCAGGTGGAAGAAGTGCGTGTCCTCCGCGCGGACCTCGGACGCGGGCCGCGTCCACGTCACCGCCGTCACGTTGCCGGAGGCGTCCTTCTCCACCTCGGCCTTGCCGAACACCGAGTCCACCGGGCGCACGCCTGTCACGCCCTCGGGAATCTGGACGCGCATCTTGTACGTGTCCGCGCCATTACAGCCGTGGCTCACCGTGAAGTCCGCCTCGAAGGTCGCTCCGGCGAAGGGAGGCGTGGCCCCCGCCACCGCGGCGTGCGCGAAGACGGTGGAGGACAGCAGCGAACCCGCGACGACGCACAGCGGCCCCAGGGAGGACTTCATCGGGTGACTCCAGGAAGGAAGGAGCACCCCGGATATCAGCCCCCCGGGGAGCGACCGCTGCGGTCAATTGTCGCAGCGTCCGCCCCGGACACCCTCACGGCAGCTGGATGCGCCCCGGAGCATTCTGGGCGCCCTGCTCGGTGTGGCAGGTGTTGCAGTCCCCGTTGGTCTGCGGCCGGCTCATCATCCGCGACGCGCCATCCGGCCCCACCACCCGCGCCCGGTACGGCAGCGGGAAGGAGGGCTGGAGCGTCGTGGACATGAAGTTGCCCGCGGAGTTCGGCACCAGCGTGAGCCGCACCCGGTCTTCCATGTCCAGGATCTCCACCTTCACCTTCGACGGCTCCTGCAGCCGGGGATCACACCCGTCCGCCTCGTGCAGCGTCGGGAACACCGTGCCCATGAAGAAGTAGGCCGCGTAGGGCGCCTGATCCAGGTGACAGCTCCGGCAGGCGATACCGGGCGCCATGGAGGCTCCGGTGCCGCTCGCGTCGGACCAGATGCTCCCGCTCGCGCACGTCGTCGGCGCGGGCCCGAACGGCAGACTGCCGCAGGTCCCCGCGGGCATCCCCGCCTCCAACCATCCCGTGAGCAGCGCCCGATCCGCTTCCGGCATCGGCGGCTCGGAGGCCGGCGGCATCGGAGACGCCGCGTCCTTCAGCCGGACCAGACTGCGCTGCCCCATGCTGCTCGCCGGGTCCACCATCGAGGCCCGCTGGAAGTCGGAGCGCGCCAGCAGCGCCATGGGCGCGTACGCCTTCGCGGGCGTGGTGTGGCAGGACGCGCAACGCCCGGCGACCACGGACTGAACGTCACAGGGCAGGCTGTCGGGGCCGGGATCCACCACGCCCGCGTCCACCACCACCGCCATGGCCGGCTCCGCGGAACAGCCCAACGCGCCGCACAACAGCAGCGCCTTCCACGTCCACCGCCTCACGTCACGACCTGATCCCGGCATGGCGCTCCTGCTCCCTCCCGGGCGGCGTCTACCACGCGCGTCAGAAGCCCCCCGTGCGGCATATGCGCGCAGGGCCATGTCGGACCCACCCCGTATCTTCCTCAAACACTCGTCAGACAAATCCAAGGAATTCTATTTTCACCGGCAATTCACAGACACAGACAGCTTTCACGGACTGTCGTGGTCGCTCGGGAGGGTGTCAGGGAGGCGGACCCATACACTCCGCGTGTTCCCGTCGCATGATCCGATGTGTCACGTTTACACGGCTTCCGCGCACCGTTTCCCGCGAACAGGGGAGGTCCCCGGGTTTCCGACCTTGGGGGTCATTTGAATGTTCCCCTATTCGCGATGAAGTGGCTGGCGGCTCAGACGCTCTCCGAATTCCGTCATCATGAAACTCGCCCCCTGCTCCTCGCCTGATTCACGAGCCTCCCGCCGCGCCCGAGGCCCGGGAGGGCTCCAATGTGGGTGGGGGGGATTGATAGTGCGCGCGCCAGACGATACATGCGCGAGACAACGCCCCTTCACGGCGGGTGCTGCTTGCGACTGACCTTTTGAACCTTGTCTTGCCGGGAGACGGCCTCCCCCCGGCCCCTGAATCCGCGCCTCCGTGCGCCCCGTGCACGGAACACCCCCGCCTCCCAGGAGTCGCGTCGATGTCCACTCGAACCACGCCCGGTTCTTTCCCGGCCTCCGACTTTACGTTTTCCACTCTGGTTGAATTGCTGCGCGTCCGCGCAAGCACCCAGGGAGATCGCCGTGGCTTCACGTTCCTCCTGGACGGCGAAACGGACGAAGCGCACCTGACGTACGCGGAGCTGGATCAGAAGGCGCGCGCCATCGCGGCGGCGCTCCAGGCGCGCGGCGCGCAGGGCCAGCGGGCGCTGCTGCTGTATCCGCCCGGGCTGGACTACATCGCCGGGTTCTTCGGCTGTCTGTACGCGGGCGTCATCGCCGTTCCCATCTACCCGCCGGACCCCATGCGTCTGGCGCGCACGCTGCCGCGGCTCCTGGCCATCAGCCAGGACGCGCAGGCCACCATCGCCCTCACCACCGACTTCATCTACGGCATGGGGGAGATGCTCTTCGAGCAGGCGCCGGAGCTGCGGGAGCTGCACTGGATCGCCACGGACACGCTGGACGCGGAGGTCGCCGAAGGGTGGAAGGACCCGGGCGTGGCCACGGACACGCGGGTGTTCCTCCAGTACACGTCCGGCTCCACGTCGTCGCCCAAGGGCGTGGTGCTGACGCACGGCAACCTGCTGCACAACTCGAAGCTGATCCACTCCTGCTTCGGGCACTCGCCCCAGAGCCAGGGCGTCATCTGGCTGCCGCCGTACCACGACATGGGGCTCATCGGCGGCATCCTGCAGCCCTTGTATGGCGGCTTCCCGGTGACGCTGTTCTCGCCGGTGGACTTCCTCAAGCGCCCCATGCGCTGGCTGGAGGCCATCTCCCGCTACAAGGCCACCACCAGCGGCGGCCCCAACTTCGCGTTCGACCTGTGCGTGCGCAAGTCCACGCCGGAGGAGCGCGCGAAGCTGGACCTGAGCCACTGGGACCTGGCCTTCAACGGCGCGGAGCCCATCATGCCGGACACGCTCCGGCGCTTCGCGGAGGCGTTCGGACCGCAGGGCTTCCGCTCGGAGGCCATCTATCCCTGCTACGGCCTGGCGGAGGGCACGCTCATCGCCTCTGGCGGTGACAAGCGCGAGCTGCCCGTGCAGCGCACGGTGGATGGGGGCGCGCTGAAGGAAAACCGCGTGGTGGCGAAGGAGGCGTCCACGCCCGGCGCCCAGACGCTGGTGGGCTCCGGCCGCAACCTCATGGATCAGCGCCTGGTCATCGCGCATCCGGAGACGGGCGCGCCGCTGCCGCCGGGCCAGGTGGGCGAGATCCGC
This genomic interval carries:
- a CDS encoding YcnI family protein translates to MKSSLGPLCVVAGSLLSSTVFAHAAVAGATPPFAGATFEADFTVSHGCNGADTYKMRVQIPEGVTGVRPVDSVFGKAEVEKDASGNVTAVTWTRPASEVRAEDTHFFHLGLRMKLPSKPFTTVFFPTTQTCRMLGGTETVVEWTSTAGGEHNHDGDAGTAPSENPAPSLYLLPSRLPGWNQYTVDEHVHDLTVFKDALIVWSGSQAYSFNSVTQALIEKEPGVTALTQIHPGTVIWVKY
- the xdhB gene encoding xanthine dehydrogenase molybdopterin binding subunit; this translates as MSTPFEFRLNGQLVRVDDASSNTPLLEFLRARGLTGTKQGCAEGDCGACTVAMVDRDVNGQKTLRAFNSCIALVPMVAGRELLTVEGVGSRAAPHPVQQAMVKHYGSQCGFCTPGFVVSMVEAYCRKDAGSPEAIADQLCGNICRCTGYRPIRDAMVDALALRDAEGLGPGLSTVSLEGPPSPTPPLRHEARDGLFLRPTAWEDLLALRALHPEAMLVAGATELGVDITKKSRRYPFLISTEGVEALRAVRREEDGWYVGGAASLVDVEDALGHEVPELAKMLNVFASRQIRHRATLAGNLVTASPIGDTAPVLLALDARLVLASVRGERTVALSDFFLAYRKTALQPDEVVRFIVIPHAPSKDSGLTRHSDSFKVSKRRELDISIVSAGFCIETDAQGLVRTARLGYGGVAATPARARRTETLLVGQPWNAEAVARVRTTLEREFTPLTDLRGSADYRRGLVVSLLEKFASGERSPVLDGRPHFAPGAPSATADAGRELRHESALGHVTGSAQYVDDLAQRRPMLTVWPVLSPHAHARILRRDASAALKVPGVVKVLLAEDIPGMNDTGPIRHDEPLLAKDEVLFHSQVVALVVGETPEACREGARQVAVDYEPLPAVLTLAQALQQESFHTDPHVIRRGDVDSALASSPNRLSGEITMGGQEHFYLETHAAFAEVGEDGDVTVTSSTQHPSEVQAIISHVLHVPRSRVVVKAPRMGGGFGGKETQGNAPAALVALAAVHTGRPVKWMLDRDVDMVVTGKRHPFHAAWEVGFDATGRLLALKADLTANGGWSLDLSESISDRALFHLDNGYYVPAVRYSGRVAKTHLASNTAFRGFGGPQGMLVMEDILARVASTLGLAPEAVRQRNLYDGVGETNTTHYGQELEDNRLPKLWNDLLESSDFAKRRAQVDAFNASSPRIKRGLAITPMKFGISFTATFLNQAGALVHVYRDGSVLLSHGGTEMGQGLHTKIQGVAMRELGLPAERVRVAHTATDKVPNTSATAASSGSDLNGAAVREACIQVRERLAPVAARMLVQLHGQAVSPDALVFADGRIAAASRPDQGLDFANVVEEAYRDRVGLSVTGYYRTPGIGYDRTLGRGKPFLYFAYGAAVSEVEVDGDTGVKRVLRSDLLEDVGDSLNPGLDRGQVEGAFVQGMGWLTGEELKWDANGRLLTHSASTYAVPAFSDAPIDLRVTLMERAGQKGTIHGSKAVGEPPLMLALSVREALRDAVAAFGAPGGDVELPSPATHEALFLTIQKRKARGAGLPVPSETREVA
- a CDS encoding MbnP family copper-binding protein, which codes for MRSVPRSRLLLPLALVGALGCGDDEPQKPEVLTVDLPVVARVGAEPFACGRTYTNVGTTGTTYEPMDFRVYVHDVRLVTRSGQEVPVTLTDDGTWQHSGVVLLDFANKDGLCTQGTAGMNASIKGTAPQGDYTGLRFTLGVPEDLNHGDPTTLGAPLGDMSLHWSWQSGFLFTRIEGRTKGLPQHVMHLGSTSCAPPPEGQTQGTAGCANNNRPEFHLDGFDVTKSRVVMDLGTLFAGSDLDANAPDTAAGCMSSPTDADCGPLFQRLGLAFGGKAAEPAAQTFIRVE
- a CDS encoding MbnH family di-heme enzyme; its protein translation is MARRRARAWKALATVSLLAAGCAAPSGPSEDPAPYDWKLPAGFPTPRVPADNPMSEAKVQLGRRLFYDKRLSLNGTQSCASCHEQAKAFTDGRVHAVGSTGQAHRRNGQGLANVAYATSLTWANSSLTTLEAQALVPLFGRDPVELGFGDQQEVLLERLRADPDLSARFAEAFPGESTPVSLATLTRALAAFERSLLSGTSAYDRYLYGKEVDALSPAAKRGLQLFLSERLECDHCHSGFNFQDATVHEQTPEPVLPYHNTGLYNEDGKGAYPIGDPGLIEITGRPEDMGRFKAPSLRNVAVTAPYMHDGSVATLSDVLDHYAAGGRARAANGGQPGPQQSPFVRGFELTPEEKADVIAFLESLTDTAFLTDPRFADPATTP